The uncultured Desulfatiglans sp. DNA window TGTTGGGCCTCATCCTTCTTTTGATGTGCGGCGGCGCTCCGGGAGACGTCTTTTCATCGGAGGTGGTGATCCGAAGCGACCAGCAGTTCGCGTTCGCCAGGCAGTTTCTCGACCGTGGAGATTACCCGGCTGCAGCCGCTGAGTTCGAGCGCTTCCGCTATTTTTTCCCCGATGACCCGCGCGGGGACGAGGCGCTGTACCTGATCGGCTTCTGCCGGCTGCGCGAAGGCCGGCATGATGAGGCGCGGACCCTGTTCGGGCGCCTGGTGAATGAAGCCGCGGATCCATCCCTTGCCGCCAGGGCCATGTTCCTGGCGGGCGAGTCTTACTATGAAGAGGGGCGGATGGAAGAGGCCTCGGCCGTTTTCGAAGAGGTCGTCCGGCGCTATCCGGGGCTCGAGATCAAGAACGCCGCCCTGTATCGGCTGGGCTGGGTCGACCTGCGCCGGGACCAGTGGGAAAAGGCCTCGGCCGCGTTCGAAGGCGTGAGCCCGGAGAGTCCTCTTTACGGAAGGGCCGGGCCGCTCGCCGGGGAGAGCCTCAAGGGGCCGGAACTCCCCTGGAAGGAGCCCTCTACGGCCGGGATGCTCGCGGCGGTCCTGCCGGGGGCAGGTCATGCCTATGTGGGCCGCTGGAAAGACGGTCTCGTGGCGCTGCTCCTGAACGGCGTCTTCATCTGGGCGGCCGTGGAGGCCTTCGACAGCGACCAGGATGTCCTGGGGGGGATCCTGGCCTTTTTGGAGGCCGGGTGGTATTCCGGCAATATCTACAGCGCCGTCAATGCAGCACACAAATTCAATCGCAAGGTGCGGGACGATTTCCGCAAAGGGCTCGATGAACGCCTAGACCTGAGGCTCTTTACGGGGGGCGGGGGTGCCGTGGGGCTAGGCGTCAGCTGGCGGTTCTAAGCTTCGTCCCGTCAAACGGGAGTAGTCCTCAGGCGTGTCGAGGTCACGGTCATCGTAGGGCCCTTCGACCTCCACCAGGTGGATTTCTTCCGGGTGCTTCACAAAGAGAGCCTTGGCGCCTCTGTCCCCGCTCACTGCATGGAGTTCGCCGAACAACGGGCGGCTGACCATGACCGGGTGAGTTTTTTTGCCGCCTATAGCGGCCGCGCCCAAAGGGCATCCCGACGCCGGGACCACCCGGATCAGCCGGTTGATGACAGTGCGGTCGGTGTAGGGCATGTCTCCAAGGAGGATCATGATGTGGTCGAAGCGCCTTTCGACCGTCTCGAGCCCCAAAATGAGCGACGTGCTCATCCCTTCCTGAAACCTCGGATTCTCCACTACCTCGAGCTTCGGGTGCGCCAGAAGGGCGCCGAGGCTCTTTCGCACACTCCCGGCCTCATAGCCCAGAACAAGGACGATCCTTTCGAGGTCCGAAGCGAGCACCTCTGTTAGAACCCTGGAGAGGAGGGGCCTTCCTTGGATGTCCAGCAGCTGCTTGGGCGTTCCCATGCGCCTGGAGGCCCCGGCGGCGAGGACGATTCCGGCTACGGCCCGGGATGGGCGGGGCCTGTGCGCCTCATGCATAGGATTCGAGCCCTTTCAGATAGCCGGCATCGAAGACGGTGAGATTGGCGTCTTT harbors:
- a CDS encoding conserved hypothetical protein (Evidence 4 : Unknown function but conserved in other organisms), producing the protein MHEAHRPRPSRAVAGIVLAAGASRRMGTPKQLLDIQGRPLLSRVLTEVLASDLERIVLVLGYEAGSVRKSLGALLAHPKLEVVENPRFQEGMSTSLILGLETVERRFDHIMILLGDMPYTDRTVINRLIRVVPASGCPLGAAAIGGKKTHPVMVSRPLFGELHAVSGDRGAKALFVKHPEEIHLVEVEGPYDDRDLDTPEDYSRLTGRSLEPPADA
- a CDS encoding Tetratricopeptide repeat protein — encoded protein: MTPRWISRVLLGLILLLMCGGAPGDVFSSEVVIRSDQQFAFARQFLDRGDYPAAAAEFERFRYFFPDDPRGDEALYLIGFCRLREGRHDEARTLFGRLVNEAADPSLAARAMFLAGESYYEEGRMEEASAVFEEVVRRYPGLEIKNAALYRLGWVDLRRDQWEKASAAFEGVSPESPLYGRAGPLAGESLKGPELPWKEPSTAGMLAAVLPGAGHAYVGRWKDGLVALLLNGVFIWAAVEAFDSDQDVLGGILAFLEAGWYSGNIYSAVNAAHKFNRKVRDDFRKGLDERLDLRLFTGGGGAVGLGVSWRF